A stretch of Bacillus pseudomycoides DNA encodes these proteins:
- a CDS encoding glutamate synthase-related protein, whose amino-acid sequence MPNNTNKWTPSLFRNYANAEHDACGIVSVMEKQNVPTKANIDLCIQSLVKMNHRAGFINGEGDGIGVHIDLPKALWKEKLKNSGYNPAIVDHPHFIVGHFFLNKKENPTLLKSSIRNKLNNQNLTVIFESDDVINSDALGPLGKQEEPAFWQIAILSETTLTENIDQVLFAVTIEIEENTAIHVASLSHHHVVYKVLGAGDTLVAYYDDLQHPLIASTMTLGHNRYSTNTLSNFFRVQPFSILGHNGEINTISKLRDQAEMIDVPLTAGGSDSQDLNRTLETLLVQYNYSLFEAMDVLFPPIINEIKLYEPHMQDLYTYIREAWGHFAQGPAGIISRYKDEAVFSVDSLGLRPVWKVETESSYIFSSEPGVVSPSEYVAEPKALAPGEKVGLKWNTQGDLVLYEYETYQEEVYKRMKQRIQFSGYHFNLSTPAAEKIEGLSCLSQVETEHYVAFGWDREHIQLLEQMAAKGVEPIRSLGHDAPLAALDTERRNISDFIKESVAVVTNPAIDRDREVEHFSTRTVLGERPSLFGGEQQIFVTELLSPIILEGNLAQSISEDLETISYEQLVQLFATHSAVYKLSVTFTASETLHDALNRISAEATVAIKKGASLLLLDDAKAHQNEQLWIDPHLITAKIHQVLTEHKLRRKCSIVIRSGALRSLHDIVTLYGLGADVINPYLMFATVNDGTTEPVTNLYKALNKGIEKVISTIGIHELRGYGRLFSSIGLHEEIANILQITNFLGSSALAFSFKSLAEDAQARALDYNNPKVRMRKTFHVFPRIWKAIGDVAKGNAYDNYREKLAEVEDKNPIAIRHLVQMKEAEQPVPTERVSIGVKNHDLPFIISSMSFGSQNEIAFRAYAEAADRLNMISLNGEGGEIKDMIGKYPRTRGQQIASGRFGVNAELLNSSNLIEIKIGQGAKPGEGGHLPGSKVTSKIAEARNATIGSDLISPSNNHDIYSIEDLAQMITEIKTANQLAKVAVKVPVVPNIGTIAVGIAKAGADFINISGFDGGTGAARIHALQHVGLPVEIGVKAAHNALLEANMRHTVEIWADGGIRSVNDALKIMLLGANRIGFGTLSMIAIGCTTCRGCHLDTCHVGIATQIESEAQAKEHGLRRFVPRQFENAVEGVLNLFTAFGTELKRLTGGLGYGNLQEIVGRSDLLEQTRGIERLDLHNLLQTLDNASYRITEAAQQQDYVTTDFFQSKELVGVGVDQRVMGGLESCYRVRSKLYDNNTLEPITLKYTNGSVPGNGLGAYNSENLFIHVNGGAQDGIGKTSFGGGIYITKAKGKDGIYYNGSVGKGFGYGAQKGTLYVQGNADARAGIRLSGADMIIGGRITKPLREKEHGNLGVHANIKGFAFEYMTNGRALVLGDPGPWICAGMTGGVVYLRHQSELGLTESALRRRIAKGANVTLRPLSKNGKSDITELLLDYIRVLNEHEQYEEVALLTPLLDDIQLHFYEIIPKKEQADPSISTE is encoded by the coding sequence ATGCCTAACAATACAAATAAATGGACACCGTCTTTATTTCGAAATTATGCGAATGCAGAACACGATGCATGTGGAATCGTTTCCGTTATGGAAAAACAGAATGTCCCAACAAAGGCAAACATCGATCTTTGTATACAATCACTTGTAAAAATGAACCATCGCGCTGGCTTTATTAATGGTGAAGGCGATGGTATTGGCGTTCATATCGACTTACCGAAAGCCCTTTGGAAAGAAAAATTAAAAAATAGCGGATACAATCCAGCGATTGTGGATCATCCCCACTTTATCGTTGGACATTTTTTTCTAAACAAAAAAGAAAATCCTACTCTTTTAAAAAGCAGTATTCGTAATAAATTAAACAATCAAAATCTCACTGTTATTTTTGAAAGTGATGATGTTATAAATTCTGATGCCCTTGGTCCTCTTGGCAAACAAGAAGAGCCTGCATTTTGGCAAATTGCCATTCTTTCAGAAACAACACTAACCGAAAACATCGATCAAGTATTATTCGCTGTAACAATTGAAATTGAGGAAAATACAGCAATTCATGTTGCTTCATTAAGTCACCACCATGTTGTATACAAAGTTCTTGGTGCTGGTGATACACTTGTTGCCTACTATGACGATTTACAACATCCACTTATTGCATCAACAATGACACTTGGACATAATCGTTATTCTACCAATACATTATCTAATTTTTTTCGCGTACAACCATTTAGCATCCTCGGGCATAATGGTGAAATTAACACAATTTCCAAGTTACGTGATCAAGCCGAAATGATCGATGTACCACTTACTGCTGGAGGCAGTGATTCTCAAGATTTAAACCGCACCTTAGAAACACTTCTCGTTCAATACAACTACAGTCTATTTGAAGCAATGGATGTATTATTCCCACCAATTATTAATGAGATTAAATTATACGAGCCACACATGCAAGATCTATATACGTATATTCGTGAAGCATGGGGACATTTCGCTCAAGGACCTGCCGGGATTATTTCACGTTATAAAGATGAAGCTGTTTTTAGTGTAGATTCACTTGGTTTACGACCAGTTTGGAAAGTAGAAACAGAAAGTTCCTATATCTTTTCTTCTGAACCAGGTGTAGTATCACCATCTGAATATGTAGCAGAACCAAAAGCACTTGCTCCTGGGGAAAAAGTAGGTTTAAAGTGGAACACTCAAGGTGATCTCGTTCTCTACGAATATGAAACATATCAAGAAGAAGTATATAAACGGATGAAACAGCGTATTCAGTTTTCAGGCTATCATTTCAATTTATCTACTCCAGCTGCCGAAAAGATTGAAGGGCTATCTTGTCTCTCTCAAGTTGAAACAGAACATTATGTAGCTTTCGGCTGGGATCGTGAGCACATCCAGCTTCTTGAGCAAATGGCAGCAAAAGGTGTTGAACCAATTCGTTCACTCGGCCATGACGCCCCTCTCGCTGCACTTGATACAGAAAGAAGAAACATTTCTGATTTTATAAAAGAAAGTGTTGCCGTTGTTACAAACCCCGCAATCGACCGAGACAGAGAAGTTGAACACTTCTCTACACGCACAGTATTAGGAGAACGTCCAAGCCTATTTGGCGGAGAGCAGCAAATTTTTGTTACTGAGCTATTATCACCAATTATTCTAGAAGGTAATTTAGCGCAATCTATCTCAGAAGATTTAGAAACCATCTCATATGAACAACTTGTGCAGCTATTTGCAACTCATAGTGCAGTTTACAAACTTTCTGTCACGTTCACAGCATCAGAAACGTTACATGATGCACTAAATCGAATTAGTGCCGAAGCTACAGTAGCTATAAAAAAAGGAGCATCTCTATTATTACTTGATGATGCGAAAGCTCATCAAAACGAACAATTATGGATTGATCCGCATTTAATTACAGCTAAAATACACCAAGTACTAACCGAGCACAAGCTGCGCCGAAAATGCTCCATTGTGATAAGATCTGGTGCTCTCCGTTCTTTACATGATATTGTTACACTATATGGTCTAGGCGCTGATGTTATTAATCCATATTTAATGTTCGCAACTGTAAATGACGGGACAACGGAACCAGTTACTAATTTATATAAAGCACTAAACAAAGGAATCGAAAAAGTCATTTCGACTATTGGCATCCATGAACTTCGTGGTTACGGCCGTCTCTTCTCTTCAATTGGTTTACACGAAGAAATTGCAAACATACTACAAATTACAAACTTTTTAGGATCAAGCGCTTTAGCATTTTCATTTAAATCTCTAGCAGAAGATGCGCAGGCTCGAGCACTTGACTATAATAATCCAAAAGTTCGAATGAGAAAAACATTCCATGTATTCCCTCGCATTTGGAAAGCGATTGGCGATGTAGCAAAAGGGAATGCTTATGATAATTATCGTGAGAAATTAGCTGAAGTAGAAGATAAGAATCCGATTGCAATTCGGCACCTTGTCCAAATGAAAGAAGCAGAGCAGCCAGTACCTACTGAACGCGTTTCAATTGGCGTAAAAAATCATGATTTACCATTTATTATTAGTTCAATGTCATTTGGTTCTCAAAACGAAATTGCATTCCGTGCGTATGCTGAAGCTGCCGATCGTCTCAATATGATTAGTTTAAACGGTGAAGGCGGCGAAATTAAAGATATGATTGGTAAATACCCACGTACACGTGGCCAACAAATTGCATCAGGGCGCTTTGGTGTAAATGCCGAACTGTTAAACTCATCGAATTTAATTGAAATTAAGATTGGGCAAGGGGCAAAACCTGGTGAGGGCGGACATTTACCTGGATCCAAGGTAACTTCTAAAATTGCCGAAGCACGTAATGCAACAATTGGTTCGGACTTGATTTCTCCTTCTAATAACCATGATATTTACTCGATTGAAGACTTAGCACAAATGATTACCGAAATTAAAACAGCTAATCAACTTGCAAAAGTCGCTGTCAAAGTCCCAGTTGTTCCCAACATCGGAACAATTGCTGTAGGAATCGCAAAAGCTGGTGCTGATTTCATTAATATTAGCGGCTTTGATGGCGGAACGGGTGCTGCACGTATTCATGCCCTGCAACATGTAGGTCTTCCAGTTGAAATCGGCGTAAAAGCTGCCCATAACGCTCTATTAGAAGCAAATATGAGACACACCGTCGAGATTTGGGCAGATGGTGGTATTCGTAGTGTAAATGATGCACTAAAAATTATGCTTCTTGGTGCAAACCGCATTGGATTCGGTACTTTATCTATGATTGCAATTGGCTGTACAACGTGCCGTGGCTGTCACTTAGATACGTGCCATGTTGGTATTGCAACACAAATTGAATCAGAGGCGCAGGCAAAAGAGCACGGACTACGCCGTTTTGTTCCACGTCAATTTGAAAATGCTGTAGAAGGGGTATTGAACCTATTTACCGCTTTCGGAACAGAACTTAAACGCTTAACAGGTGGACTCGGTTATGGGAACTTACAAGAAATTGTTGGTCGTTCTGATTTGCTGGAACAAACGCGAGGCATAGAACGATTAGATTTACACAATTTATTACAAACATTAGACAATGCATCCTACAGGATAACAGAAGCAGCGCAGCAACAAGATTATGTAACGACTGATTTTTTCCAATCAAAAGAGCTAGTTGGTGTCGGTGTAGATCAACGCGTAATGGGTGGCCTGGAATCATGCTACCGAGTCCGTAGTAAATTATATGACAACAATACACTTGAACCAATCACATTAAAATATACAAATGGTTCCGTTCCTGGAAATGGATTAGGTGCCTACAATAGCGAAAACTTATTTATTCACGTAAATGGCGGCGCACAAGATGGCATCGGCAAAACATCATTTGGAGGCGGCATTTATATTACAAAAGCAAAAGGAAAAGATGGAATATACTACAACGGTTCTGTTGGAAAAGGATTTGGATACGGTGCACAAAAAGGAACTTTATATGTGCAAGGTAACGCCGATGCACGTGCTGGGATCCGCTTATCTGGAGCAGATATGATTATCGGAGGAAGAATCACAAAACCACTTCGAGAAAAAGAACACGGGAATCTCGGCGTTCATGCAAATATTAAGGGCTTCGCTTTTGAATATATGACAAACGGTCGCGCTCTCGTTCTTGGTGATCCCGGTCCATGGATTTGTGCAGGTATGACTGGTGGCGTCGTTTATTTACGTCATCAATCTGAACTCGGTTTAACAGAATCTGCCTTGCGAAGAAGAATTGCAAAAGGAGCGAACGTAACATTACGTCCACTTAGTAAAAATGGGAAATCAGACATTACCGAATTATTATTAGACTACATTCGCGTATTAAACGAGCATGAACAATATGAAGAAGTCGCTCTCCTAACACCATTATTAGATGACATTCAGCTTCACTTTTATGAAATCATTCCGAAAAAAGAGCAAGCAGATCCATCCATTTCAACTGAATAA
- the hemL gene encoding glutamate-1-semialdehyde-2,1-aminomutase, which translates to MNFTKSEALHKEALEHIVGGVNSPSRSFKAVGGGSPVAMERGKGAYFWDVDGNKYIDYLAAYGPIITGHAHPHVTEAIKTAAENGVLYGTPTALEVKFAKMLKEAMPALDKVRFVNSGTESVMTTIRVARAYTGRTKIMKFAGCYHGHSDLVLVAAGSGPSTLGTPDSAGVPQSIAQEVITVPFNNVETLKEALDKWGHEVAAILVEPIVGNFGIVEPKPGFLEKVNELVHEAGALVIYDEVITAFRFMYGGAQDLLSVTPDLTALGKVIGGGLPIGAYGGKKEIMEQVAPLGPAYQAGTMAGNPASMAAGIACLEVLQQEGVYEKLDELGAMLEKGILEQAAKHSIDITVNRLKGALTVYFTTDTIEDYDAAQNTDGEMFGKFFKLMLNEGVNLAPSKYEAWFLTTEHTKEDIEYTIEAVGKAFSALANA; encoded by the coding sequence GTGAATTTCACAAAATCAGAAGCATTACATAAAGAAGCGTTAGAACATATCGTTGGTGGTGTTAACAGTCCTTCTCGTTCTTTCAAAGCAGTTGGTGGTGGATCACCTGTTGCAATGGAACGAGGAAAGGGTGCTTATTTTTGGGATGTAGATGGTAACAAATATATCGATTATTTAGCAGCATACGGTCCAATCATTACAGGACACGCTCACCCTCATGTAACAGAAGCAATTAAAACAGCAGCTGAAAATGGTGTACTATACGGAACACCAACAGCTCTAGAAGTAAAATTTGCAAAAATGTTAAAAGAAGCAATGCCTGCTTTAGATAAAGTTCGTTTCGTAAACTCTGGTACGGAATCCGTTATGACAACAATTCGCGTGGCTCGCGCTTATACAGGTCGCACAAAAATTATGAAATTTGCTGGATGCTACCACGGTCATTCAGACTTAGTGCTTGTAGCAGCTGGTTCTGGTCCTTCTACCCTTGGAACTCCCGATTCAGCTGGTGTACCACAAAGCATTGCACAAGAAGTTATTACTGTTCCATTTAATAATGTAGAGACATTAAAAGAAGCACTAGACAAATGGGGACATGAAGTAGCGGCTATTCTTGTAGAACCAATCGTTGGGAACTTCGGAATTGTGGAACCTAAACCTGGATTCTTAGAAAAAGTAAATGAGCTTGTTCACGAAGCTGGTGCACTTGTTATTTATGATGAAGTAATCACGGCTTTCCGTTTTATGTACGGCGGTGCTCAAGATTTACTTAGTGTAACGCCAGATTTAACAGCGCTTGGTAAAGTAATTGGCGGTGGCCTTCCAATCGGTGCATACGGTGGTAAGAAAGAGATTATGGAACAAGTCGCTCCTCTTGGCCCTGCATATCAAGCTGGTACAATGGCAGGAAATCCAGCATCTATGGCAGCTGGTATTGCATGCCTAGAAGTTCTTCAGCAAGAAGGCGTATATGAGAAATTAGATGAGCTTGGTGCAATGCTTGAAAAGGGTATTTTAGAACAAGCTGCAAAGCATAGTATCGATATTACAGTAAATCGTCTAAAAGGTGCATTAACTGTATACTTCACAACAGATACAATTGAAGATTATGACGCTGCTCAAAATACAGATGGGGAAATGTTCGGTAAATTCTTCAAGCTTATGCTTAATGAAGGGGTTAACTTAGCTCCATCTAAATACGAAGCTTGGTTCTTAACAACAGAACATACAAAAGAAGATATTGAATATACAATCGAAGCTGTCGGCAAGGCATTTTCTGCCTTAGCAAACGCATAA
- a CDS encoding ATP-binding cassette domain-containing protein: MKSVIEVQGLRKEFTSYSSRSGLKGAFRDLLNRNYKIVPAVNDVSFTVKQGEMVGYIGENGAGKSTTIKMLTGILTPTSGQITVNGMNPHKQREEFVRTIGVVFGQRSQLWWDIAVQESFRLLKKVYGVSDAEYKEHMEHVIETLDIGPLLDKPVRKLSLGQRMRCELAAALIHNPPLLFLDEPTIGLDVLVKLKIREFLKEMNERYKTTILLTTHDITDIEALCERVIMLDEGNIMYDGSLKKLRSQWGAEKEIHFQFTAPVSYQQLSMLMPDNHVAWSEGKEEYTWIAKIPNEEVIISMLISKVVQAFQIKDLKINEVSTEEIIRNIYEEGMIHG; this comes from the coding sequence ATGAAGTCGGTAATTGAAGTACAAGGATTAAGGAAAGAATTCACATCATATTCAAGCCGCTCTGGTTTAAAAGGTGCGTTTCGTGATTTATTAAATCGTAATTATAAAATAGTACCAGCGGTGAATGATGTTTCGTTTACTGTAAAACAAGGTGAAATGGTTGGTTATATCGGTGAAAATGGTGCTGGAAAATCAACAACCATTAAAATGCTAACTGGGATTTTAACACCAACGTCTGGTCAAATTACCGTAAATGGTATGAATCCACATAAACAGAGAGAAGAATTTGTAAGAACGATTGGTGTTGTATTTGGTCAACGTTCGCAGCTTTGGTGGGATATTGCAGTACAAGAATCATTTCGCTTATTAAAGAAAGTGTATGGTGTATCGGACGCGGAGTATAAGGAACATATGGAGCACGTTATTGAAACGTTAGATATTGGGCCTTTGTTAGATAAGCCGGTACGAAAGTTATCGCTTGGCCAAAGAATGCGTTGTGAATTAGCGGCGGCATTAATTCATAATCCACCACTTTTATTTTTAGACGAGCCAACGATTGGATTAGATGTTCTCGTAAAGTTAAAAATCCGTGAGTTTTTAAAGGAAATGAATGAGCGTTATAAAACAACAATTTTGTTAACAACACATGATATTACTGATATTGAAGCCTTGTGTGAACGCGTTATTATGTTGGATGAAGGAAATATTATGTATGACGGATCATTAAAAAAGCTTCGTTCGCAGTGGGGGGCAGAAAAAGAAATACATTTTCAATTTACTGCACCAGTTTCATATCAACAATTATCAATGTTAATGCCGGATAATCATGTAGCTTGGTCAGAAGGGAAAGAAGAATATACATGGATTGCGAAAATCCCAAATGAAGAAGTTATAATTTCTATGCTCATTTCTAAAGTAGTTCAAGCTTTTCAAATTAAAGATTTAAAAATTAATGAAGTTTCGACAGAAGAGATTATCCGTAATATTTATGAAGAGGGTATGATTCATGGGTAA
- a CDS encoding ABC-2 family transporter protein, which yields MGKYIEMIRVRFLMMLAYRTNYYSGILIYTINIGAYYFLWQAIYSGKENIESLSISQMTTYIAIAWMARAFYFNNIDREIAMEIQEGRVAIELIRPYNYLGMKVMQGLGEGIFRFAFFSIPGMIIVTLLFSLQITTNFQTWLYFFLSLIFSFIINTQINLMTGMLTFFLFNNSGIMYAKRVVIDLFSGLLLPISFYPLWAQKAMVFLPFQAISYIPSMIFSEGIQGSKLYQALLFQMIWAVVLIIPIVLMWKTARKRLIVQGG from the coding sequence ATGGGTAAGTATATTGAAATGATTCGTGTTCGTTTTTTAATGATGCTTGCTTACCGAACAAACTACTATAGTGGAATTTTAATTTATACGATTAACATCGGAGCATATTATTTTTTATGGCAAGCTATTTACAGTGGAAAAGAGAATATTGAGAGTTTATCGATTTCTCAAATGACAACTTATATTGCTATTGCATGGATGGCTCGGGCTTTTTATTTTAATAACATTGACAGAGAAATTGCGATGGAAATTCAAGAGGGACGTGTAGCCATTGAATTAATTCGTCCATACAATTATTTAGGAATGAAAGTTATGCAAGGTCTTGGAGAGGGAATCTTCCGTTTTGCATTCTTTTCTATTCCCGGCATGATTATTGTTACACTTTTATTCTCATTACAAATTACAACGAATTTTCAAACGTGGTTATACTTTTTCTTATCGTTAATATTCAGCTTTATTATTAATACGCAAATTAATTTAATGACAGGCATGCTCACCTTTTTCTTATTTAATAACAGTGGAATTATGTATGCAAAACGTGTGGTTATTGATTTATTTTCAGGTTTATTATTACCAATTAGCTTTTATCCGCTATGGGCTCAAAAAGCAATGGTATTTTTACCGTTTCAAGCAATCAGTTATATTCCGAGTATGATTTTCTCTGAAGGTATACAAGGGAGTAAGTTGTATCAAGCTTTATTATTTCAAATGATTTGGGCAGTAGTGCTTATTATTCCGATTGTGCTGATGTGGAAAACGGCGAGAAAACGCCTAATTGTACAAGGGGGATGA
- a CDS encoding ABC transporter permease: MLYIKLFLQYASQYIKTKLEYRGDFIVGLLSDLLLQAVNLIFILVVFGHTQALKGWSREEVIFIYGFFLVPFAIFSAFFNIWDFNDRYIIKGEMDRVLTRPIHSLFQIILERMELESLIGAVTGIIVMGYAAVQLELSFYWYDFFLFLFMVAGGALVYGGIFVTLASIGFWSDAKSSIMPLMYNIGNYGRYPVNIYNRVIRFILTFVLPFAFVGVYPAAYFLRKTEWNSYAFATPIVGVICFTIAITLWNFGVKKYRGAGN; this comes from the coding sequence ATGCTATATATAAAACTGTTTTTGCAATATGCGAGCCAATACATAAAAACAAAACTTGAGTATCGCGGCGATTTTATCGTTGGGTTATTATCTGATTTACTATTACAAGCTGTCAATTTAATTTTCATCCTTGTCGTTTTTGGACATACACAAGCGTTAAAAGGATGGAGCCGAGAAGAAGTAATCTTTATTTATGGGTTTTTCTTAGTACCGTTTGCAATCTTTTCTGCTTTCTTTAATATATGGGACTTTAATGATAGATATATTATTAAGGGAGAAATGGATCGCGTTTTAACAAGGCCCATTCATAGTTTATTCCAGATTATATTAGAGAGGATGGAACTGGAGTCTTTAATTGGTGCAGTGACTGGGATTATTGTAATGGGATATGCGGCAGTACAACTTGAATTATCTTTTTATTGGTACGATTTCTTTCTGTTCTTGTTTATGGTAGCGGGAGGAGCACTTGTGTATGGTGGGATATTTGTGACACTTGCAAGTATCGGTTTTTGGTCTGATGCAAAAAGTTCTATTATGCCACTGATGTATAATATAGGAAATTATGGACGTTATCCGGTAAATATTTATAACCGTGTGATTCGTTTTATTTTAACGTTTGTATTACCATTTGCATTTGTTGGTGTATATCCAGCGGCATATTTTCTTAGAAAGACAGAGTGGAACAGTTATGCGTTTGCGACACCAATTGTTGGTGTGATTTGTTTTACAATTGCAATTACGCTTTGGAATTTTGGAGTGAAGAAATATCGTGGTGCTGGAAACTGA
- a CDS encoding potassium channel family protein, whose translation MLWGLILLIAAIAVLRSIQILWSSYSDSKRFFSLYNLTSLFLIYTTVLIAFGLSYVVLEEIGFATLKEDGESLNVHSFQLVEVCLYFSAVTLLSVGYGDVTPVGIGRWMAIIEALIGYTLPFAFVVRTVIDNEK comes from the coding sequence ATGTTATGGGGACTTATTTTATTAATTGCAGCGATTGCTGTGTTACGAAGTATTCAAATATTGTGGAGCTCATACTCAGATTCGAAGCGTTTCTTTTCTTTGTATAACCTAACTTCATTATTTCTAATTTATACAACGGTGCTGATCGCATTTGGATTAAGTTATGTTGTATTAGAGGAAATTGGATTTGCTACTTTAAAAGAAGATGGAGAAAGTTTAAATGTCCATTCGTTCCAACTTGTAGAAGTGTGTTTATATTTTAGTGCGGTTACTTTATTATCAGTTGGATATGGTGATGTAACTCCTGTTGGAATTGGACGCTGGATGGCAATTATTGAGGCGCTGATTGGATATACTTTGCCGTTTGCATTCGTAGTTCGGACCGTGATAGACAATGAAAAATAA
- the bcp gene encoding thioredoxin-dependent thiol peroxidase, whose product MVAVGEMAPDFTLEGSDGEQITLSDFHGKNVVLYFYPKDMTPGCTTEACDFRDAYGIFQEKDTVILGVSPDPANRHLKFIEKHDLPFVLLVDEDHKVAGLYDVWKLKKNFGKEYMGIERSTFLINKDGELVKEWRKVKVKGHIEDVLSCLN is encoded by the coding sequence ATGGTCGCAGTAGGAGAAATGGCACCGGATTTTACACTAGAAGGAAGTGACGGAGAGCAGATTACATTATCAGATTTTCACGGGAAAAATGTAGTGTTATATTTTTATCCGAAAGATATGACACCAGGATGTACAACAGAAGCATGTGATTTTCGTGATGCATACGGAATATTCCAAGAAAAAGATACAGTTATACTTGGGGTAAGTCCAGATCCAGCGAATAGACATTTGAAGTTTATTGAAAAGCATGATTTGCCATTCGTACTTTTAGTAGATGAGGATCATAAAGTGGCGGGACTATACGATGTATGGAAGTTGAAAAAGAATTTTGGGAAAGAGTACATGGGAATTGAAAGATCCACGTTTCTCATTAATAAAGATGGTGAACTGGTAAAAGAATGGCGAAAAGTAAAGGTGAAAGGGCATATTGAAGACGTCCTTTCATGTTTAAATTAA
- the perR gene encoding peroxide-responsive transcriptional repressor PerR: protein MVKEELKEALEMLKNTGVRITPQRHAILEYLVESMTHPTADEIYKALEGKFPNMSVATVYNNLRVFKEVGLVKELTYGDASSRFDYVTGQHYHVICEKCGKIVDFPYGGLEKLEDEAAKTTGFVINSHRLEIYGVCPECHKA, encoded by the coding sequence GTGGTCAAAGAAGAATTAAAAGAAGCGCTAGAAATGCTGAAGAATACGGGTGTACGCATTACTCCACAGCGTCATGCTATTTTAGAGTACCTTGTGGAATCTATGACGCACCCAACAGCGGATGAAATTTATAAAGCGTTAGAAGGCAAGTTCCCAAATATGAGCGTTGCAACTGTCTACAATAACTTACGTGTATTTAAAGAGGTTGGGCTTGTTAAGGAACTGACTTATGGAGACGCTTCAAGTAGATTTGATTATGTTACAGGTCAGCATTACCATGTTATTTGTGAAAAATGTGGTAAGATTGTTGATTTTCCTTATGGAGGCTTGGAAAAACTTGAAGATGAAGCTGCAAAAACAACGGGCTTTGTTATTAATAGTCATCGTTTAGAGATTTATGGCGTATGTCCAGAATGTCATAAGGCATAA
- a CDS encoding YgzB family protein produces the protein MGIKYSNKINKIRTFALSLVFIGLFIAYLGVFFRENIIVMTTFMMLGFLAVIASTFVYFWIGMLSTKTLQIMCPSCNKPTKMLGRVDACMHCNQPLTLDRTLEGKEFDEKYNKKNYKA, from the coding sequence ATGGGAATTAAATATTCGAACAAAATCAATAAAATTCGAACCTTTGCGTTAAGTTTAGTATTTATCGGACTCTTCATTGCATACTTAGGCGTCTTTTTTCGAGAGAACATCATTGTCATGACTACCTTTATGATGCTCGGTTTTCTAGCAGTTATCGCCAGTACTTTTGTTTACTTTTGGATTGGGATGTTATCTACAAAGACTTTACAGATTATGTGTCCAAGCTGTAATAAACCAACAAAGATGCTCGGCCGAGTAGACGCATGTATGCATTGCAATCAACCCTTAACGCTTGATCGTACTTTAGAAGGAAAAGAGTTTGATGAGAAATATAACAAGAAAAACTATAAAGCATAA